One window from the genome of Clavibacter sepedonicus encodes:
- a CDS encoding type II toxin-antitoxin system HicA family toxin, whose product MKPQKSRDVKKHLRAAGWVYIRDAKGSHEVWGTSDGSVTLPVPFGHKEITPGVLAQLEAKGVAMPEGWK is encoded by the coding sequence ATGAAGCCGCAGAAGTCGCGAGATGTGAAGAAGCACCTACGGGCTGCCGGATGGGTCTACATCCGGGACGCGAAGGGCAGTCACGAGGTCTGGGGCACGTCCGACGGGAGCGTGACGCTCCCGGTGCCGTTCGGGCACAAGGAGATCACACCGGGCGTCCTCGCCCAGTTGGAAGCCAAGGGCGTCGCGATGCCGGAGGGATGGAAGTGA
- a CDS encoding ParA family protein → MRIVAVVQQKGGVGKTTIAVNLAAVTAEHSRVLVVDADHVQHSATDWAEASEAEGATAWPFDFTDDARPEVLSQLRGASDYDTIIVDTPGSLAPSEIQRTGLVLDSADFVIVPMEPQPLSVTPLMRTIKSVIEPRGLPYRVLLSRVGRDEASQKRRDETIARLDDMGIPRLRTVIRQYVVHSDAPAAGDVVTTYPESRQTVHAISDFSSLALELTSIWANGRNK, encoded by the coding sequence ATGCGCATCGTCGCTGTCGTGCAGCAGAAGGGCGGGGTGGGGAAGACCACCATCGCGGTCAACCTCGCGGCCGTCACGGCCGAGCACTCTCGGGTCCTCGTCGTCGACGCCGATCACGTGCAGCACTCGGCCACGGACTGGGCCGAGGCATCCGAAGCCGAGGGCGCGACGGCCTGGCCGTTCGACTTCACCGACGACGCGAGACCCGAGGTCCTGTCTCAGCTCCGAGGGGCATCGGACTACGACACGATCATCGTCGACACCCCCGGCAGCCTCGCCCCGAGCGAGATCCAGCGCACCGGCCTCGTGCTTGACTCCGCGGACTTCGTCATCGTCCCCATGGAGCCGCAGCCGTTGAGCGTCACACCCCTCATGCGGACGATCAAGTCCGTCATCGAGCCCCGCGGGCTGCCGTACCGCGTCCTGCTGTCCCGGGTCGGACGCGACGAGGCATCGCAAAAGCGCCGCGACGAGACGATCGCCCGCCTCGATGACATGGGAATCCCGAGGCTGCGCACCGTCATCCGCCAGTACGTCGTGCACTCCGACGCACCCGCCGCGGGCGACGTCGTGACGACGTACCCCGAGAGCCGCCAGACCGTCCACGCGATCAGCGACTTCTCCTCCCTCGCGCTCGAACTCACGAGCATCTGGGCCAACGGAAGGAACAAGTGA
- a CDS encoding type IV secretory system conjugative DNA transfer family protein, with protein MFVSSYSGFITVVMLAVVLVVSSFVVPILVAWFAGSRIITKTRYWLTVTWWPWVIGGGAIFTAVMWWLAARDVLPVLAAGGADEAPAQMVQVFGGHALVAGGLGLLAGVGLGPLVFAARRRRVALRTLERRLPDVKMQEDVEKARKRAADWSAAGQLRLQMNPRNGKIVGTKQIGRVARWVLGLPVSQRIASSRPGRAPYARHGEWVFGLIQRPTVRTWRERLADKSLVRDWTAKGGRFVKWPEDSSAWRVLLLGEAGAGKTVLLWVWVLCAVMMKAPVVLIDGKGIAADAERLAGMLRKMGRTVQIGGRWNLFTGSAAQITEKIMRVVGESAGEGQFYSDEARDLLDLLQVKAPLRSMQDLETRLIELPRWLSSQSLNDFSAPVDKSGTTKAMRAGAKIRGRMRNLAPFLGEDGWTFDDLGADVRLVPIRPALAAERILGDVMLADLRQWLGALTEPRRMLCVVDEFAQLVSTTTDPGDLAASLAETGRSQGVGLVLAAQSLPGISGDLTFRDRLSSSGIAVVIGRSKSPEAAVSLAGTVKRMEASGDATEGAELNTGRAQDTYAIAPQDVREAWDGAFYLIQGGLHTPFRAIPPEVLTSRPDAYVPAVDVDEEADEGEQPPAAAADAWIGLEVQLQEHSAGRWPATAWPSTAEFIADDEPDPVCVEFTTTATAPAVPVGEWWSSWRPEQETQWGAARHSLPSEWIAACERVVGQARQRYGL; from the coding sequence ATGTTCGTGTCGTCGTACTCGGGGTTCATCACCGTGGTCATGTTGGCGGTGGTGCTCGTGGTGAGTTCGTTCGTCGTGCCGATCCTGGTTGCATGGTTCGCGGGGAGTCGGATCATCACGAAGACGCGCTACTGGCTCACCGTCACGTGGTGGCCGTGGGTCATCGGCGGGGGTGCGATCTTCACGGCCGTGATGTGGTGGCTCGCCGCCCGCGACGTCCTGCCGGTGCTGGCTGCTGGGGGAGCAGACGAGGCCCCCGCGCAGATGGTGCAGGTCTTCGGCGGCCACGCCCTTGTTGCTGGCGGCCTCGGGCTCCTCGCCGGGGTGGGTCTGGGCCCGCTCGTGTTCGCCGCTCGGCGCCGACGAGTCGCGCTCCGCACGCTGGAGCGCCGCCTGCCGGACGTGAAGATGCAGGAGGACGTCGAGAAGGCCCGCAAGCGCGCGGCCGACTGGTCGGCCGCCGGGCAGTTGCGGCTCCAGATGAATCCGCGGAACGGCAAGATCGTCGGCACGAAGCAGATCGGACGTGTCGCCCGGTGGGTGCTCGGGCTGCCGGTGTCGCAGCGCATCGCGAGCTCGCGCCCCGGCCGGGCGCCGTACGCGCGGCACGGGGAGTGGGTCTTCGGGCTCATCCAGCGCCCGACGGTGCGGACCTGGCGCGAGCGGCTTGCCGACAAGTCGTTGGTGCGGGACTGGACGGCCAAGGGTGGCCGCTTCGTGAAGTGGCCCGAGGACTCGAGCGCGTGGCGCGTGCTGCTGCTCGGCGAGGCCGGCGCGGGGAAGACCGTGCTGTTGTGGGTGTGGGTGCTGTGCGCCGTGATGATGAAGGCGCCGGTGGTGTTGATCGACGGGAAGGGCATCGCCGCCGACGCCGAGCGGTTGGCGGGCATGCTCCGCAAGATGGGGCGCACCGTGCAGATCGGCGGTCGCTGGAACCTGTTCACGGGATCCGCGGCGCAGATCACCGAGAAGATCATGCGCGTCGTGGGGGAGAGCGCGGGGGAGGGGCAGTTCTACAGCGACGAGGCTCGCGATCTGCTCGACCTCCTCCAGGTCAAGGCCCCGCTTCGGTCCATGCAGGATCTCGAGACGCGCCTGATCGAGCTCCCTCGGTGGCTGAGCTCGCAGTCGCTCAACGACTTCAGCGCCCCGGTCGACAAGAGCGGGACCACGAAGGCCATGCGTGCGGGGGCGAAGATCCGCGGTCGGATGCGCAACCTCGCCCCCTTCCTGGGCGAGGACGGGTGGACGTTCGACGACCTCGGCGCCGACGTTCGCCTCGTGCCGATCCGGCCGGCACTCGCGGCCGAGCGGATCCTCGGCGACGTGATGCTCGCGGACCTCCGGCAGTGGCTCGGTGCGCTCACCGAGCCGCGACGCATGCTGTGCGTGGTCGACGAGTTCGCACAGCTCGTCTCGACCACCACCGACCCGGGAGACCTCGCCGCGTCGCTGGCTGAGACGGGACGCTCGCAGGGTGTGGGCCTGGTCCTCGCCGCCCAGTCCCTCCCCGGTATCTCGGGTGATCTCACGTTCCGCGATCGACTCAGCAGCTCGGGGATCGCGGTCGTCATCGGCCGTTCCAAGTCGCCCGAGGCGGCCGTGTCGCTCGCCGGTACCGTCAAGCGCATGGAGGCGTCCGGGGACGCGACCGAGGGCGCCGAGCTCAACACCGGCCGCGCCCAGGACACCTACGCGATTGCCCCGCAGGACGTCCGCGAGGCCTGGGATGGAGCGTTCTACCTCATCCAGGGCGGCCTCCACACGCCCTTCCGCGCGATCCCGCCCGAAGTGCTCACCAGCCGCCCCGACGCCTACGTGCCGGCCGTCGACGTCGACGAGGAGGCCGACGAGGGCGAGCAGCCCCCCGCAGCGGCAGCGGACGCATGGATCGGGCTGGAAGTGCAGCTCCAGGAGCACAGCGCGGGCCGCTGGCCGGCGACGGCATGGCCCTCCACGGCCGAGTTCATCGCCGACGACGAGCCGGATCCGGTGTGCGTGGAGTTCACGACGACGGCCACAGCGCCGGCCGTGCCGGTGGGGGAGTGGTGGTCCTCCTGGCGACCTGAGCAGGAGACCCAGTGGGGTGCCGCTCGGCACTCGCTCCCGAGCGAGTGGATCGCGGCGTGCGAGCGCGTCGTCGGGCAGGCCCGCCAGCGGTACGGCCTGTAA
- a CDS encoding winged helix-turn-helix domain-containing protein — MPEDLMRQRDAPDNVSGMQVVLQAQSRVLVLRHLLRGPATFDELLRELDMSVAGCRQAIYVLTEAGYVTDDADPSYRRKPSETKYWALRERVAGDALDFVKYLLS, encoded by the coding sequence ATGCCGGAGGATCTGATGCGCCAGAGGGACGCCCCCGACAACGTGAGCGGGATGCAGGTCGTTCTCCAGGCGCAATCGCGCGTGCTCGTGCTGCGGCACCTGCTCCGAGGGCCGGCGACGTTCGACGAGCTACTGAGGGAGCTCGACATGTCCGTGGCGGGGTGCCGGCAGGCGATCTACGTCCTCACCGAGGCCGGCTACGTCACCGACGACGCCGATCCCTCCTACCGCCGCAAGCCCTCGGAGACGAAGTACTGGGCTCTGCGCGAGCGGGTAGCCGGCGACGCCCTCGACTTCGTGAAGTACCTGCTGAGCTGA
- a CDS encoding MinD/ParA family ATP-binding protein — protein MIRQSTWTRPVSVLVANPGGGMGKTTVSLLLGGTLAAVRGGFVVIPELADAPGMLAYRAEGDPALGIGELVQKVDTITSAGALDGYTKPQTSFASVIGSTGRRATLTRDDVRAVIAKTGEFYKIRVLDTGNDATSAAFLAAVEAADVLVIPVMGAADSAEHALRLVEGLREGDSHARELAASAIAVRLTDGRTEHPEIVERVDASLAQAGVRRLFTIPYDQHIADRGELTLSRLQPATRDAFTFAAAAVIETLNSVVTRRA, from the coding sequence TTGATCCGTCAGTCCACCTGGACGCGGCCCGTGTCGGTGCTGGTCGCGAACCCCGGCGGTGGCATGGGGAAGACCACCGTCTCTCTGCTGCTCGGAGGCACGCTCGCGGCCGTCCGCGGCGGGTTCGTCGTGATCCCCGAGCTCGCCGACGCTCCCGGCATGCTCGCCTACCGCGCCGAGGGCGACCCAGCGCTCGGCATCGGTGAGCTCGTGCAGAAGGTGGACACCATCACCAGCGCCGGTGCCCTCGATGGGTACACGAAGCCGCAGACCTCGTTCGCGTCCGTGATCGGATCGACGGGCCGCCGGGCGACCCTCACTCGAGACGACGTGCGCGCCGTCATCGCCAAGACGGGGGAGTTCTACAAGATCCGCGTGTTGGACACCGGCAACGACGCGACTTCCGCCGCGTTCCTGGCAGCCGTCGAGGCCGCCGACGTCCTGGTGATCCCGGTCATGGGCGCTGCCGACAGCGCCGAGCACGCTCTACGGCTCGTCGAGGGCCTGCGCGAGGGCGATTCGCACGCCCGCGAGCTCGCGGCCAGTGCGATCGCCGTTCGGCTCACAGATGGACGCACCGAGCACCCGGAGATCGTCGAGCGGGTCGACGCATCGCTCGCGCAGGCCGGCGTGCGCCGCCTATTCACGATCCCCTACGACCAGCACATCGCCGACCGGGGGGAGCTCACGCTGAGCCGACTCCAGCCGGCCACCCGCGACGCCTTCACCTTCGCGGCCGCCGCGGTCATCGAGACGCTGAACAGCGTCGTCACCCGCCGCGCCTGA